Proteins encoded within one genomic window of Camelina sativa cultivar DH55 chromosome 19, Cs, whole genome shotgun sequence:
- the LOC104764179 gene encoding filament-like plant protein 3 encodes MDRRSWLWRRKSSEKSPGETESTGSVSSHSERFSDDQRSQSPELISKPVTREEEATADVKILTERLSAALLNVSLKEDLAKQHAKVAEEAVSGWEKAENEAAALKQQLDASTSKVSALEDRNSHLDSALKECVRQLWQGREEQNQKIEEAVNKKCQEWETRKSELESQIEELQARLQTGKKEVTSSTASVNEDLYPKLEALERENSALKLQLRSKAEELKIRTIERDLSTQAAESASKQQLEGIRKLTKLEVECRKLRVMVRRSDNSSELKSSIDNQSDYSGRVSFSDNEMQSPSAKTTGKTSMAPSVDIGLMDDFLEMEKLAALPHSEPGRKHSESNKELEKSNVQSSQLKHELKASLHRISELEEKVEMLEVEKLQLEMALNGSKEQSEALQSRLKETDGKLSELKKIEAENQELELLFGESGKQNQDLQRELNKAQVNLSELETTRAEKLELTICLNGTKKQLETSQNRLKETERKLTELQTLLRLTKDAKEAAEDGVKAANAKTEAVESRLGDVEAETESLILKIKSLEDVTEKERALSSKHISKCKELQDEISKLKRELELHQETELEPNHMKGFELKQEKELAVAASKFAECQRTIASLGQRLQSLATFEDFMIES; translated from the exons ATGGACCGTAGGAGCTGGCTTTGGCGGCGGAAGTCATCTGAGAAAAGTCCCGGCGAAACTGAGAGTACTGGTTCTGTCTCTTCTCATTCTGAAAGATTCTCAGACGATCAG AGATCTCAATCACCGGAATTAATCTCTAAACCGGttacaagagaagaagaggcaaCGGCGGACGTCAAGATTTTGACGGAGAGGCTCTCTGCAGCTCTTTTAAATGTCAGTTTAAAGGAAGATCTTGCAAAACAACATGCTAAAGTTGCAGAGGAAGCTGTctcag GTTGGGAAAAGGCAGAGAACGAAGCTGCGGCTCTGAAGCAACAGCTTGATGCTTCTACGAGTAAGGTTTCGGCTCTCGAGGATCGAAATAGTCATCTTGATAGTGCGCTTAAGGAATGTGTGAGACAACTCTGGCAAGGAAGAGAGGAACAAAACCAGAAGATCGAAGAAGCTGTAAACAAGAAATGCCAAGAGTGGGAAACTAGAAAGTCCGAACTTGAATCCCAAATAGAGGAGCTCCAAGCCAGACTTCAAACGGGAAAAAAAGAGGTTACTTCTTCTACTGCTTCGGTCAATGAAGACCTTTACCCGAAACTTGAggctttagagagagagaactcgGCTTTGAAGCTTCAACTACGTTCAAAAGCTGAGGAGCTCAAGATTAGAACTATAGAGAGGGACTTGAGCACTCAGGCAGCTGAATCTGCCAGTAAACAACAGTTGGAAGGGATCAGAAAGCTGACTAAACTCGAAGTAGAATGCAGGAAACTGAGAGTCATGGTTCGGAGATCAGACAATTCCAGTGAGCTCAAATCTTCTATAGATAACCAATCAGACTACTCCGGGAGAGTTTCTTTTAGTGATAATGAAATGCAGAGTCCCTCTGCGAAGACAACCGGGAAAActtcgatggctccttcggtaGACATCGGTTTAATGGATGATTTTCTCGAGATGGAGAAGCTTGCAGCTCTGCCGCATTCTGAACCGGGAAGGAAACATTCAGAGAGTAACAAGGAGTTAGAGAAATCTAATGTTCAATCAAGCCAACTAAAACATGAACTCAAAGCATCGCTTCACAGAATTTCTGAACTGGAAGAAAAGGTAGAGATGTTAGAGGTAGAGAAACTGCAACTGGAGATGGCTTTGAATGGATCCAAAGAGCAAAGCGAGGCATTGCAGAGTCGACTAAAGGAGACAGATGGGAAGTTATCcgagttaaagaaaatagaagcAGAGAACCAAGAACTAGAGTTGTTGTTTGGTGAATCAGGAAAGCAAAATCAGGATCTTCAAAGAGAGTTAAACAAAGCTCAAGTGAATCTGTCAGAACTAGAGACTACAAGAGCAGAGAAGCTGGAATTGACCATATGCTTGAATGGAACGAAAAAGCAGCTTGAGACATCGCAAAACCGGCtaaaggaaacagagagaaagtTAACAGAGCTTCAAACTCTACTGCGTCTAACCAAGGATGCAAAAGAAGCGGCTGAGGATGGTGTAAAGGCTGCAAATGCGAAAACTGAAGCGGTTGAATCAAGACTTGGAGATGTCGAAGCAGAAACGGAATCTTTGATCTTGAAAATCAAATCTCTGGAAGATGTTACAGAAAAGGAACGTGCTTTATCATCAAAGCACATTTCAAAATGCAAAGAACTGCAAGATGAGATCTCAAAACTAAAAAGAGAACTTGAGcttcatcaagaaacagagcttGAGCCGAACCATATGAAAGGTTTTGAGCTGAAGCAG GAGAAGGAATTAGCAGTAGCTGCCTCAAAATTTGCAGAGTGCCAGAGAACTATTGCTTCGCTGGGCCAGCGATTACAGTCACTCGCTACATTTGAAGATTTCATGATTGaatcttga
- the LOC104764177 gene encoding uncharacterized protein LOC104764177 — protein MSAKATAGGSGSIDDGSDSDPCPICLGPMREDSYLDTCFHKFCFICIKQWIKVVSSKASKQLSSVKCPLCKRDNSSIIHNYDGCSFERHYINRNISDGFVLTKEQRYRLRCYYTESGFVADVFDVALFWKLQKFLYPNRWLEAWLRRELQALMQDEDVDIVLHHLVGVMESFCKRFEQRRKQEARSVETTNQEQFKAVVSEAARPFVMARTDRFVDELELFLAAGLNLEAYDAIYKKQLGWNNRREIGVASEEREEVEEHNVRTRVTPYLFISEEDSD, from the exons ATGTCGGCGAAGGCGACCGCCGGCGGGAGTGGTTCCATCGACGACGGATCCGATAGTGATCCATGTCCTATCTGCCTTGGACCAATGCGCGAAGACTCCTACCTCGATACCTGTTTCC acaagttttgtttcatttgcatcAAACAGTGGATCAAAGTTGTTTCCAGCAAGGCCTCTAAGCAATTATCCTCAGTGAAATGTCCTCTCTGTAAG AGAGATAATTCCTCGATCATCCACAACTACGATGGGTGTTCTTTTGAGCGGCATTATATCAACCGGAATATTTCAGATGG ATTTGTATTGACAAAAGAACAGAGATACAGGTTGAGATGTTACTACACCGAATCAG GTTTCGTGGCTGATGTATTTGATGTTGCACTGTTTTGGAAGCTGCAAAAGTTTCTTTATCCAAACCGGTGGCTTGAAGCCTGGTTGAGGAGAGAGCTCCAAGCCCTAATGCAG GATGAAGATGTTGATATCGTTCTGCACCATTTGGTCGGTGTGATGGAGTCCTTCTGCAAAAG ATTCGAACAGAGACGcaaacaagaagcaagaagcgTGGAGACAACAAACCAAGAACAATTCAAAGCAGTCGTCTCAGAAGCAGCACGTCCATTTGTAATGGCGAGAACAGACCGGTTTGTGGATGAGCTAGAACTCTTCCTAGCAGCGGGACTGAACTTGGAGGCTTATGATGCAATCTATAAGAAGCAGTTAGGCTGGAACAATCGAAGAGAGATTGGTGTGGCtagtgaagaaagagaagaagtagaagaacataACGTAAGAACACGAGTGACACCTTACTTGTTTATCTCTGAAGAAGACTCAGACTAA
- the LOC104764176 gene encoding glucose and ribitol dehydrogenase homolog 2-like, which produces MASGFPPQKQETQPGIQHVMDPPPEFSSSNYKPSNKLHGKVALVTGGDSGIGKAVCHCYALEGASVAFTYVKGREDKDADETLRLLHEVKTREASEPIIMIATDLGFEENCKRVVEEVVNAFGRIDVLVNCAAEQHEVSIEDIDEARLERVFRTNIFSQFFLVKYALKHMKEGSSIINTTSVVAYGGNSSLLEYTSTKGAIVSFTRGLALQLAPKGIRVNGVAPGPVWTPLITASFSDEAIKQFGSETPMKRAAQPVEVAPSYVFLACNHCSSYYTGQVLHPNGGLIVNT; this is translated from the exons ATGGCGAGTGGGTTTCCGCCGCAGAAGCAAGAGACACAACCAGGGATACAACATGTCATGGACCCACCTCCCGAGTTCTCTAGCTCTAACTACAAACCTTCCAACAAACTTCAT GGAAAAGTAGCACTCGTGACCGGAGGAGACTCGGGGATAGGTAAAGCAGTGTGTCACTGTTATGCGCTTGAAGGAGCGAGCGTGGCTTTCACGTACGTGAAAGGTCGAGAAGACAAAGACGCAGacgaaacgctgcgtttgcttCACGAGGTTAAGACGAGGGAAGCTAGCGAGCCGATCATCATGATCGCTActgatttagggtttgaggaGAATTGCAAGAGGGTCGTTGAGGAAGTTGTGAACGCCTTTGGACGCATCGACGTGCTTGTGAATTGTGCAGCTGAGCAGCATGAGGTTTCGATTGAAGATATCGATGAGGCCAGGCTTGAGAGAGTGTTTCGTACCAACATCTTCTCACAGTTTTTCTTGGTCAA GTACGCGCTGAAGCACATGAAGGAAGGGAGCAGTATCATCAATACGACGTCGGTTGTTGCATACGGAGGAAACTCAAGCTTACTAGAGTACACATCTACTAAAGGAGCCATTGTTTCCTTCACACGTGGCTTAGCTCTTCAGCTTGCACCAAAAGGTATTCGTGTGAACGGAGTAGCTCCTGGTCCGGTCTGGACTCCACTGATAACCGCATCCTTCTCTGACGAAGCGATCAAGCAGTTTGGATCAGAGACACCAATGAAAAGAGCGGCTCAGCCTGTGGAAGTGGCTCCTTCCTACGTCTTCTTGGCTTGTAACCATTGCTCTTCTTACTATACTGGCCAGGTCCTCCATCCAAACG GTGGTCTTATCGTGAACACTTGA